Proteins from one Xenorhabdus griffiniae genomic window:
- the hemF gene encoding oxygen-dependent coproporphyrinogen oxidase gives MNTPNLYQVKNFFLSLQDHLCKQLEQIDGQSTFMEDCWQREDGGGGRSRVLTEGKVFERAGVNFSHISGASMPASATAHRPELAGRSYQAMGVSLVIHPLNPYVPTSHANVRFFIAEKEGELPVWWFGGGFDLTPYYGFEEDAIHWHTVAKNLCQPFGDDIYPKYKKWCDDYFFIKHRNEPRGIGGLFYDDLNTPDFDTCFNFTQAVGNGFLSAYLPIVERRKDITWGDRERQFQLYRRSRYVEFNLVWDRGTLFGLQSGGRTESILMSMPPLVRWEYNYSPEANSPESELYTSFLIKKDWV, from the coding sequence ATGAATACACCTAATCTATATCAAGTTAAGAATTTTTTCCTCTCATTACAGGATCACCTTTGCAAGCAACTAGAACAAATTGATGGTCAATCAACCTTCATGGAAGACTGCTGGCAACGAGAAGATGGTGGTGGCGGAAGAAGCAGGGTGTTGACGGAAGGTAAGGTTTTTGAAAGAGCCGGTGTGAATTTTTCACATATTTCCGGAGCTTCAATGCCCGCTTCGGCTACAGCTCATCGTCCTGAGTTAGCAGGTCGCAGTTATCAGGCGATGGGAGTTTCGCTTGTCATTCATCCTCTTAATCCCTATGTCCCAACCAGCCATGCAAATGTACGTTTCTTTATTGCTGAAAAAGAAGGGGAACTTCCTGTATGGTGGTTTGGCGGTGGCTTTGATCTCACACCTTATTATGGTTTTGAAGAAGATGCTATTCATTGGCACACCGTTGCCAAAAATTTATGTCAACCGTTTGGCGATGATATTTATCCAAAATATAAAAAATGGTGTGACGATTACTTTTTTATTAAACACCGCAATGAACCACGTGGCATTGGTGGCTTGTTTTATGACGATCTAAATACGCCTGATTTTGATACCTGCTTTAATTTCACGCAAGCTGTCGGAAATGGATTTTTATCAGCCTATTTACCGATTGTAGAAAGAAGAAAAGATATCACTTGGGGTGATCGTGAAAGACAATTCCAATTATATCGTCGTAGCCGCTATGTTGAATTCAATCTTGTTTGGGACAGAGGAACACTGTTTGGCCTGCAAAGCGGTGGAAGAACTGAATCTATATTAATGTCAATGCCCCCATTAGTACGTTGGGAATATAACTATTCTCCAGAAGCTAATTCTCCTGAATCTGAATTATATACTTCATTTCTGATAAAAAAAGACTGGGTATGA
- a CDS encoding DUF1240 domain-containing protein: MNNKYLKALAGLILLLFLSFMIYLVGKGVFSLIFMEDEITFSSSVVIGFISSPILFYSISGSIFFFLFDRLPKYNNIIIKYLTRLMIASFIISFPISLYVDYKLKSEGYITCDKISWMSPTTYVKNLSLCK; encoded by the coding sequence GTGAATAATAAATATCTAAAAGCATTAGCTGGATTAATACTTCTATTATTTCTCTCATTTATGATATACCTTGTGGGAAAAGGCGTTTTTTCATTAATCTTTATGGAAGATGAAATAACATTTTCTAGTAGCGTTGTCATAGGTTTTATATCTTCTCCTATATTGTTTTATTCTATATCAGGTTCTATCTTTTTCTTTTTATTTGATAGACTGCCAAAATATAACAATATAATTATTAAATACCTGACCAGACTGATGATTGCCTCATTTATTATCAGCTTCCCGATCTCTTTGTATGTTGATTATAAATTAAAAAGCGAGGGTTATATTACGTGTGATAAAATATCGTGGATGTCACCAACAACCTACGTGAAAAATTTATCACTGTGTAAATAG
- a CDS encoding DUF1240 domain-containing protein has translation MNNKYLKALGGLILLIIFTPIMILVISYVFSLFIMEDEITFSSGVIIGVLSSPILFYSISGSIFFFLFDRLPKYNNIIIKYLTRLMIASFIISFPISLYVDYKLKSEGYITCDKISWMSPTTYVKNLSLCK, from the coding sequence GTGAATAACAAATATTTAAAGGCTTTGGGTGGGTTAATATTATTGATTATATTTACACCCATTATGATTTTAGTAATTAGTTATGTTTTTTCATTATTCATTATGGAAGATGAAATAACATTTTCTAGTGGCGTTATCATAGGGGTTTTGTCTTCTCCTATATTGTTTTATTCTATATCAGGCTCTATCTTTTTCTTTTTATTTGATAGACTGCCAAAATATAACAATATAATTATTAAATACCTGACCAGGCTGATGATTGCCTCATTTATTATCAGCTTTCCGATCTCTTTGTATGTTGATTATAAATTAAAAAGCGAGGGTTATATTACATGTGATAAAATATCGTGGATGTCACCAACAACCTACGTGAAAAATTTATCACTGTGTAAATAG